In a single window of the Chloroflexota bacterium genome:
- the phnE gene encoding phosphonate ABC transporter, permease protein PhnE: MTLPNSAQSSRALTAGFLSLVLPGAGQFYLKNRWRGIAIFGTAITLAYLIYWALDFFKIGQIEFGGVTTSWLWLVLVAFALWNIYDAYRVARGQASFAWIGLLLAAVVLYFLAWNVTDIRLERLVTRFDDARKVGTALVNPDLVSREVDGEAARCSWECLWNHFTGSEVAVNLQLSENFGDIFGKVVEGTFKPGKLVETIAIGLIATVLSIFLAIPLSFFAAHNIMARVPGGTAIYYGMRTILNVVRAVDTVIWGLLVIVWVGLGNFAGVIALTIHSIAALGKLYSEEIEHIDAGPIEAVTATGANLFQVIRFAVVPQIVPPFLAYTLLRWDINMRAATIIGFVAGGGIGFFVLEAIRKSAYEQYAAALWAIAIVIIVVDYASAYWRNRILIGDTQVTQAAPTPLYKSPRAIAYTILGLVALWYTWNVTKIDLRTLFEPAPTFVRLLTDFVTIDVRPDIFEVVLKQLIVTIFQALLATTLGAIIAIPFSFLAARNLTGRSRLSVWIYYLTRLVFDILRSIEALMYVALFVFWVGIGPFAGMLALAVTTYGLIGKLFADAIENIDTGPLEAILSTGATRLQAIVYAIIPQIVPPFISYAIYQWDINVRMATIIGFAGGGGIGLLLSTYFGQLQYHKAGTVVALIVIVVALMDFASAKIREKMV; the protein is encoded by the coding sequence ATGACACTTCCGAACTCTGCGCAATCCTCCCGCGCGCTCACCGCGGGGTTTCTCTCGCTCGTCCTTCCCGGCGCGGGACAGTTTTACCTCAAGAATCGCTGGCGCGGGATTGCCATTTTTGGAACCGCGATCACGCTCGCGTATTTGATCTATTGGGCGCTCGATTTTTTCAAGATCGGTCAAATCGAATTTGGCGGTGTGACCACGAGTTGGTTGTGGCTTGTCCTCGTAGCGTTCGCATTGTGGAACATTTACGATGCGTATCGCGTGGCGCGCGGACAAGCGAGTTTCGCGTGGATCGGCTTGTTGCTCGCGGCGGTCGTGTTATATTTTCTCGCGTGGAATGTGACCGATATTCGGCTCGAGCGCCTGGTTACGCGATTTGACGATGCGCGCAAGGTCGGAACCGCGCTGGTGAATCCCGACCTGGTTTCGCGCGAGGTGGATGGCGAAGCCGCGCGCTGTTCCTGGGAATGCCTGTGGAATCATTTCACCGGCAGCGAAGTTGCCGTCAATCTGCAACTCAGCGAAAATTTCGGCGATATTTTTGGCAAGGTTGTTGAAGGGACCTTCAAGCCGGGCAAACTGGTCGAAACGATTGCGATTGGTTTGATCGCGACCGTGCTCTCCATTTTCTTGGCGATCCCCTTGAGTTTTTTCGCGGCGCACAATATCATGGCGCGCGTGCCCGGTGGGACCGCGATCTATTATGGGATGCGAACGATTCTCAACGTCGTGCGCGCGGTGGACACGGTGATTTGGGGCTTGCTCGTGATCGTCTGGGTCGGCTTGGGCAACTTTGCCGGCGTTATCGCGTTGACCATTCACTCGATTGCCGCGCTGGGCAAGTTGTACTCGGAAGAGATCGAGCACATTGACGCGGGACCGATCGAAGCAGTCACGGCGACCGGCGCGAATCTTTTTCAGGTGATTCGCTTTGCGGTGGTTCCGCAAATCGTACCGCCGTTTCTCGCCTACACGCTGTTGCGATGGGACATTAACATGCGCGCCGCGACGATTATTGGTTTCGTCGCCGGCGGCGGCATCGGCTTTTTCGTGTTGGAGGCGATTCGGAAAAGCGCGTACGAGCAGTATGCCGCGGCGTTGTGGGCAATCGCGATTGTGATCATCGTTGTGGATTACGCGAGCGCGTATTGGCGCAATCGAATCTTGATCGGCGATACCCAGGTTACGCAAGCCGCGCCCACACCCTTGTATAAATCGCCGCGCGCAATCGCGTACACGATTCTGGGTCTGGTCGCGCTCTGGTATACGTGGAACGTGACGAAAATTGATCTGCGGACCTTGTTCGAACCCGCGCCGACGTTCGTCCGCTTGTTGACCGACTTTGTGACGATTGATGTGCGCCCGGATATTTTCGAGGTCGTCCTCAAGCAATTGATCGTCACGATTTTCCAGGCATTGCTCGCGACGACCCTGGGTGCGATCATCGCGATTCCGTTCAGTTTTCTCGCCGCGCGTAATTTGACCGGGCGCAGTCGTCTGTCGGTGTGGATTTATTATCTCACGCGCTTGGTCTTCGACATCTTGCGTTCCATCGAAGCGTTGATGTACGTCGCGTTGTTCGTGTTCTGGGTCGGCATCGGACCATTTGCTGGAATGCTTGCGCTTGCCGTGACGACATACGGTCTCATCGGTAAGTTGTTCGCGGACGCGATTGAAAACATTGACACGGGTCCGCTCGAAGCGATTCTCTCGACCGGCGCAACGCGTCTGCAGGCGATTGTGTACGCGATCATTCCGCAGATCGTGCCGCCGTTCATCTCGTACGCGATTTATCAGTGGGATATCAACGTGCGTATGGCGACGATCATCGGCTTTGCCGGCGGCGGCGGCATCGGCTTGCTCCTTTCGACGTACTTTGGGCAGTTGCAGTATCACAAAGCCGGCACCGTCGTCGCGCTGATTGTCATCGTCGTCGCGCTCATGGATTTCGCGAGCGCGAAAATTCGCGAGAAGATGGTGTAG
- the phnC gene encoding phosphonate ABC transporter ATP-binding protein, with amino-acid sequence MLQVEHLSKVYPNGTRALTDVSFEVKEGEFLAVIGLSGSGKSTLLRCINRLIDPTSGKIIWNGTDVTALSSSDMRKTRRQIGMIFQQFNLVKRSSVMTNVLSGRLGYVSPWQSLFNYFSSADTERALASLDTVGLGEKAYVRADSLSGGQQQRVGIARALMQEPKLILADEPVASLDPVLAHSILKYLELLNKERGITVLCSLHFLDLVHRYATRAIALKDGQLVFQGLPKEIDDAQFKAIYGQEAERVTIV; translated from the coding sequence ATGCTGCAAGTCGAACATCTTTCCAAAGTGTACCCCAACGGAACGCGCGCGCTCACCGATGTGAGTTTTGAAGTGAAAGAGGGCGAATTTCTCGCGGTGATTGGACTGAGCGGTTCGGGCAAGTCCACGCTGTTGCGTTGCATCAATCGTCTGATTGATCCAACCTCCGGTAAAATTATTTGGAATGGCACGGACGTTACCGCGCTCTCGTCGTCCGATATGCGAAAAACGCGCCGGCAAATCGGAATGATTTTTCAGCAATTCAATCTGGTCAAGCGTTCGTCGGTGATGACGAATGTATTGTCGGGGCGCTTGGGTTATGTCAGCCCGTGGCAGAGTCTGTTCAATTATTTCTCGTCTGCGGATACCGAACGCGCGCTGGCGAGCCTCGATACGGTCGGGCTGGGTGAGAAAGCGTACGTCCGCGCCGATTCGCTTTCCGGTGGACAGCAACAGCGGGTCGGGATCGCGCGCGCGTTGATGCAAGAGCCAAAGTTAATTCTCGCCGACGAACCGGTCGCGTCGCTCGATCCGGTGCTGGCGCATTCGATTCTCAAGTACCTCGAACTACTGAACAAGGAACGCGGCATTACCGTGTTGTGCTCGCTCCACTTTCTTGATCTCGTGCACCGGTACGCGACGCGCGCCATCGCGCTCAAAGATGGTCAACTCGTTTTTCAGGGCTTACCCAAAGAGATTGACGACGCGCAATTCAAGGCGATTTACGGGCAAGAAGCCGAACGCGTCACCATCGTTTGA
- the phnD gene encoding phosphate/phosphite/phosphonate ABC transporter substrate-binding protein: MKKFVLFALLLIVFVVVACAPAPTATPVPPTAAPKPTDAPKPTAVPPTVAPTAVPTKAPEPTKAPEPTKPPVAAASPTAAPKPTVPVAKCDPVGAPIAVKAGDLGSADKPIVMSFVPSGDVARITKGGQDIGDCLKKMYGLNFKVEVGTTFAASIEAMGANKAQVGFLNTFSVLLARAKYDIEPALAVMRKYNTNAIDPDKADAGKLTAYYKGQFIAKKDSNIKSYADLKGKTFCFVDPNSTSGYIIPNIILKANGINSEKDLKAVQNAGSHNNVGLAVYKGDCDAGVTFIDVLTDAAANLKATYPDIADKVTAFAVTDKIPNDGVQFVKGFDPAMKKAITDGLVAMAKDPGGNAVLRSIYSIDDFQVINATFYDDFAGVLKKAGVDPASLVK, translated from the coding sequence ATGAAAAAGTTCGTTCTGTTCGCGTTGTTGCTGATTGTGTTCGTGGTGGTTGCGTGCGCGCCTGCGCCGACGGCAACCCCAGTACCACCGACGGCGGCACCCAAGCCGACCGATGCGCCGAAGCCAACGGCGGTCCCACCAACCGTCGCGCCGACTGCGGTTCCCACCAAAGCGCCCGAACCAACCAAAGCGCCAGAGCCGACCAAGCCCCCGGTCGCCGCGGCATCCCCGACCGCCGCGCCCAAGCCGACGGTTCCCGTCGCCAAGTGTGATCCGGTCGGCGCACCCATCGCCGTTAAAGCTGGCGACCTGGGTTCTGCAGACAAGCCCATCGTGATGTCGTTCGTTCCGTCCGGTGACGTGGCGCGCATCACGAAAGGCGGTCAGGATATTGGCGACTGCTTGAAGAAAATGTACGGCTTGAATTTCAAGGTTGAGGTTGGTACGACATTCGCCGCCTCCATCGAAGCGATGGGCGCGAACAAGGCGCAAGTTGGTTTCCTCAACACGTTCTCGGTTTTGCTCGCGCGCGCCAAGTACGACATCGAACCCGCGCTCGCGGTGATGCGCAAGTACAACACGAACGCGATTGATCCCGACAAAGCCGACGCCGGCAAGTTGACCGCGTACTACAAAGGTCAATTTATCGCGAAGAAAGATTCCAACATCAAAAGTTATGCCGATCTGAAAGGCAAGACTTTTTGCTTTGTAGACCCGAACTCGACCTCCGGCTACATCATTCCGAACATCATCCTGAAGGCGAACGGCATCAATTCCGAAAAAGATCTCAAAGCCGTGCAGAATGCCGGCTCGCATAACAACGTGGGTCTCGCGGTCTACAAGGGTGATTGTGACGCGGGTGTGACCTTCATTGACGTGCTGACCGACGCCGCCGCGAATCTCAAGGCGACGTATCCCGATATCGCGGATAAGGTCACTGCGTTTGCCGTCACGGACAAAATTCCCAATGACGGTGTGCAATTCGTCAAGGGATTCGATCCCGCGATGAAGAAAGCGATCACGGATGGTCTCGTCGCGATGGCGAAAGATCCGGGCGGGAATGCGGTACTCCGCAGCATCTATTCGATTGACGACTTTCAAGTGATCAATGCCACGTTCTACGATGATTTCGCTGGCGTGCTCAAAAAAGCCGGTGTAGATCCCGCATCGCTCGTCAAGTAA